atgattatgATAATGTACTTCCAATTGTCTTTCACTGATGTATTTCTCATACTACAGGAACCTTTGAGTTAGCCTATATCTGATTTATGTGTAGGCCATGATTTTGGAAAGTTGAGAGGCTGGATGGTTATCAGTTTTGTGATGAAACAGTGTAACattatccattcttttttttttcccccagaaaaatatcctcaattttaatgtttaaatgatttacatttaataaaacacTCTTATTTAGAGTTACATTAGTAGGTCTTGCACATTCATGTTTTTACAACCATTTGTTAATTTTCCCAGTCAGTCCTGGCATTTTCTGAAGCTCTCTTTGCTGTCTAAATCTTTTTGATTACCTAAAACTCCaagtgatatttatatttatttgcccTTGAAATCTTTACAACCATTTGACAGTATGTGCCTGCTAACCTAAAATAAACATGTGCTTTTATCACTAAGTATTTGAGATTTTAGGCTCTACAGGAAACTGGCAGAACACAAACAGATCATCTTCTGTAGTAAATCTAGTCTCTCCATCCACCTAACCAACCTGTTACTTTCCTTCTCATACCACTCCTCACACAAAGCCTCTACTCTCCTATCCCAAaaaatgtgccagacactgaatTCCCCCAAACCTCTACACAGACGCCCTGCCATTAAGTCCCTTTTCCATCTACAATATGGAAAGGCTATCCCAATTCTATTCTTACTCCAACTTTCAATTCAAgaattatgtaaaacaaatatttactaagtgccttCTCAagcattccattttaaataaaagttattgatttaaaaaaatttgttttgtgtgATCCATTAACAGCTGTATCAAATCTCCAGTGGTTTCGGAATATCTGATAAGAATATCACATGTAATACTAGttttagtaaaagaaagaaaaatagatcaTGTTGACTTCACTCTATCATTGTAAACAGTCATGTTGGATGTAGAGTACGTATATGATATTGAAGGTATAAGAAAGAATTATGCAACTAAGAAAATATCACCTATGATCATACTATGATCAAAAGCTATACTGTaaggtttttttaatgtatcttcaAAATCTTTgtgcaaaatggaaagaaaactgtatttccTTGATGAAGACATTTATAGAGATTACAAAGAGGTTTCTTCTGAAATGCAAACTGTCTGCTTTCCAATGTTACCTCCTGTCATCATGGACTGGAATACAGCTCCCATGTTTTCCAATCCGTTTATCATAGTTTCTTTGATCTTTAGCTTTCCTTCTTTAAACCACTGACTCAGCTGTAGAATACCAGACTCAAATTTGTCCTTATACAACACCAGAAATCTTTCTCTTGTGATGTTCCTTTCTTTCCGGATTGCTTCTATAGCAGGGGTTAATGGAAGAGGATAAGGCACATCTTTGTTGTACTGAGAAATTTGACCACACAGGACAATGTGGCTGATCTGATTCATCTGCCCAGCTAAAGATCCACAAGCACCAGCAGCCCCACTAGCAACCATTGTCTGATTAGATCCAGCAGTTACATGATCTTTTCCCTGTATCCCAATCAAGGAAGTCAAACCAGGCATACCTACGGCCCCAAGAAAGTATGAAAGGTGTCCATCCACAAGTTGTGGGTCTACCTTTTGAAGGTTATTTCCATCTAGGATAACCTTGGTTTGCCTGGGCCAATAAAAAGAAGTCACAAAATCACCTTTAGTAAAAtttgtgtgtttgctttcttCTATAATCCCAACACCTCCACCAACAACCACTTGATACAGTTGCCAACGTGTTATATAATCAGATCCAGTGTCTTCATTCATTCTACAATGCATGTAAGGATCCACAGAAAGATAAAGAGTTCTGACTTGTAATTGTCCTTCATTGATATTATCTGGTAAATTTACTTCTTCTACTCGGAAATTTTCTGCCACTGGATTACCATTTTTCCCAACTCGGGAATTCAGTATCACTCTTCGTACAATCATCGCCTTGTTTGCATAGGGATCGCACAAGATTTC
The DNA window shown above is from Rhinolophus ferrumequinum isolate MPI-CBG mRhiFer1 chromosome 15, mRhiFer1_v1.p, whole genome shotgun sequence and carries:
- the LOC117035143 gene encoding prostaglandin reductase 2 translates to MDILLRSVAELFYTEILCDPYANKAMIVRRVILNSRVGKNGNPVAENFRVEEVNLPDNINEGQLQVRTLYLSVDPYMHCRMNEDTGSDYITRWQLYQVVVGGGVGIIEESKHTNFTKGDFVTSFYWPRQTKVILDGNNLQKVDPQLVDGHLSYFLGAVGMPGLTSLIGIQGKDHVTAGSNQTMVASGAAGACGSLAGQMNQISHIVLCGQISQYNKDVPYPLPLTPAIEAIRKERNITRERFLVLYKDKFESGILQLSQWFKEGKLKIKETMINGLENMGAVFQSMMTGGNIGKQTVCISEETSL